In Ammospiza nelsoni isolate bAmmNel1 chromosome 30, bAmmNel1.pri, whole genome shotgun sequence, the DNA window GCCACTCCTGGACCCCAAAGCTCCTCTGGTCCCACCATGGTCCCACACTTTGCACTGTCCCTGGtggctccaacctggccttgggcactgccagggatccaggggcagccacagctgctctgggaactccatcccagcccctcctcatcctcaaaCCAGGAATTcgttccccaaatccccatcaACCCGTGCCCACCCTGAGGTGGCAGTGCCCCAGGGCTCACCGTGTCTCTTCAatgaggaggatgatgaggatgggGAAGGTGAGGAGGAGACCACGGGCAGCTTCctcaggctgctcctcctggggtTGGGATGAGCTGGCTCTGGAGCCAGGAGGGGCCCGGGCACCTGCGGGCCTGAGGGAGGGATTGTCACCAAGTGCCACCTAATGTCACCCACTGTCACCTCCCTCCTCTGGGCTTCCACCCCCACACCACAACCAGGGACCCCCACGAGTTCCTAATGcccggagctgctccagaggtTCCACAGCTGGATCTGACCCCATGGAGCTCGTCCAGAGGTtccccagctggatgtgaccccacagagcagcccccagccctccccaggacactcacctgtccccaggtccttcctcctcctcctggccctggcagcagccGCCCCCCGTGCCCGCGCTGTGGGGCCGGGGCCCCGGAGCAGCTGCGGGATCAGCGTCCCCTTGagacctggggacacagggactgTCCCTAAAACATCCCAAATGAACCCCAAAtgtcctgctctgggagggGGTTCAGAGctctcagccctgcagaaagACCCCAAAGCCACTGGGAtctgtcccccagccccagtggatctctgtgctcacagcaggATGGGGCAGCACAAACCCAACGCCCAGGGGATTCGGGGCCATGGAATGGGCactggcagagcccaggagggTTTTTAGGGTGCCCCCCAAGCCCTGCCCACTCCCACCGCTGCCCAGGGGATTTGGGACCATGGAATGGCCCAGGGTGGGAGTTTTTAGGGTGCCCCCCAAGCCCTGCCCGCTCCCATTTCTGCCCAGGGGATTTGGGaccatggaatggctgctggcagagcccaggggggGTTTTTAGTGTGCCCCCCACCCCTACTTGCTGCCCAGGGGATTTGGCACCAGTGGGGGTTTTAGGGTGCCCCCCAACCCCTGCCCAGGGGATTTGGGACCATGGAACGGTCCATGGGGGTTTTTAGGGTGGCCCCCAAGCCTTGCCCACTCCCCAGGGCATTTGGGACCATGGAATGACCCAGGAGGGTTTTTAGGGTGTCCCCCACCCCATGCCCAGGGCATTTGGGACCATGGAATGACCCAGGAGGTTTTTTAGGGTGTCCCCCACCCCATGCCCAGGGCATTTGGGACCATGGAATGACCCAGGAGGGTTTTTAGGGTTCCCCcaccccctgcccagggcattTGGGACCGTGGCATTCCCAGCCCGCTCCCACCGCTGCCGTCGGCCGTGAGGAACTCGGAGAACTCCTGGGCCAGGCTCTCGTCGCTGGCGAAGGCGCAGATGCAGGCCAGGAAATGGATGCAGCGCGCGGGGGGcgactcctcctcctcctcctcctcctcttcctccccctcctcctcctcgtcctcccgCCGCTCCCCCTTGGCACGGCCGCGCCCGGGCACGCGGCAGGCGCAGGAGAAGCGGCGCTGCCCGAAGCTGGCGTGCAGGTAGCCCAGGCCGTGCCCCGGGCCGGCCTCGCACTTGACCACCAGCACGCTCTTGGTCACCCTCTGCACCAGCGGCCCCGAGGGCTCCGCGGCCAACTCCCACAGGCTCCGCTTGGCCTCGGCGGGCGCCTGCACCGCGCCCAGCACCGAGCTCTTGAGCGGCAGCGGCGTGGCCTCGGCCCGGCAGCCCAGCGCCAGCTtcaggtgctggcactgcccctcgGCCCGGCCGGCGCAGGCGGGCGCGTGGCAGCGCCCCGAGCTCAGCTGGGTGATCAGGGTGCCCTCGGGGGTCCGGATGGCCGTCTCggacacccccagctccacGAAGCAGCGGCGCTGGCGCTGGCGCACCGAGTACAGCCGGCCCCGGGCGCCGCCCAGCAGGCGCACGGCGTCGGCGGTGcccggggcgcggcgggcgccCGCCCGGAACACGGCCCCGCACGTCTTGTTCTTGCAGCTGAGCCCCCGCGTGCCGTTGTAGGTGCCGCAGCGAGGGCACTTGCGGATGCCGCGCAGCGTGGCCTTGCCCAGGTCGGACAGGAAGGACGGGGCCTTGGGCCTGCCCGGGCACGGGTCCATGGGGCTGAGGAGACATGGGAGAGGGGTCACGGGGGGAACCTGGGCACGGCGAGCACCCTGACGGGCCCCGTGGCACCCCAGTGAGCACCCTGAGatcccctgtgccaccctgagatcccctgtgccaccctgagatcccctgtgccaccctgacGGGCCCTGTGACACCCTGagagtccctgtgctgtgccaatGGCCACCCTGAGTCCCTGTGCCACTCCAGTGATCACCCTGAGTGCCTGTGCCACCCTGACAggccctgtgccaccccagtgaGCACCCTGAgagtccctgtgccaccctgagagtccctgtgccaccccagtgaGCACCCTGAgagtccctgtgccaccctgagagtccctgtgccaccccagtgaGCACCCTGAgagtccctgtgccaccctgagagtccctgtgccaccccagtgaGCACCCTGAgagtccctgtgccaccctgagagtccctgtgccaccccagtgaGCACCCTGAgagtccctgtgccaccctgacaggccctgtgccaccccagtgaGTACCCTGAGATCCCCTGTGCCAACCTGACAggccctgtgccaccccagtgaCCACCCTGAGATCCCCTGTGCTATGCCAATGGCCATCCTGAgagtccctgtgccaccccaatGGTCACCCTGACAGGCCCTATGCCACCCTGAgagtccctgtgccaccccagcagaccctgtgccaccccaaTCGCCACCCTGAgagtccctgtgccaccccagtgaACAGCTGAgagtccctgtgccaccctgacAGTGTCTGTGCCACTCTATCTAGTGCCTGTGCCACCCCAATGGTCGCCCTGGCACTCCCCGCGCCACCTCCCCTCACACCCGGGGGTCTCTCCCCTCACGGCCACGCCCGGGGTTTCCCccctcacccccagcccccGGTTCCTATCACAGCCAGCCCCGGGGGTCCCGTCCCCCCTCACCGGCGTTTTCCGGCGTTTCCCAGCATCCCTCGCGGCCCGTGACGTCAGCTCCGCCGCCGGGCCCGCCCCGGTACCTGGGCCCCGTTACCGCCGCCGGCAGCGCCGTCAGAGCGGCTCCACTTCCGCCATCGGCGCGCTCCTATTGGCCCGCTGGCATCACGTGGTGCACCGCGGGGGCTGCTGGGAGTTGTAGTCCAAGGAGAGTTAAACCCCCCCACGATGCTTGGACTACAACTCCCAGCAGACCCCGCGGCGAgaattccctttttccctccccaATTCCtcaatttcccttttcccccccaaaaatttCGCCTTTCCCCCCCCAAATTCAGCCCATTTCCCCCCTcaaatcccagcagctccacccGCCCCCTCTCAGCCCCACCGCACCACCACCTgacaaaacacagcacacaccagctcacttttttcatttttcttttttttttttttcctaaaaaaaaagtttttccatattttttttccatttttgtgagtttttgtgtttttttttttaaaggctggGCGAGAGGTAGGATAAAAAAGGGCGTTTTTTGGCCTCTGATAGATGAGGTTTGGGAGCTCTTCTCACCTTCACTCCCTTGTGAAACACACCTGGGCTACGGAGGGAATTTTACACAATGGATTAAAAACTTTATATTCCAAGAGATATCTCATATCCACAAAAAAAGAAGGACCAAAAAAGAGGAAGATTTGAGGCATAAATCACATCAAAAGGCTCCTTTGTGTCCTACCTTTAAATAAGGAAAACGTACAAAAGTGGCCGAAGGTTGTGCAAAGATTCTTCAATTTGCTCGGAATATTTTACAGAATCAGTACAGGAAAATGTAGAAAtcagtaaaaaattaaaaaaaaaacaaccaagccCCGGAGGGATCTGTTTTAGCAACAGGAATTTTGCTGTCCCAGGGTGGGAATCTTGGCTCATGTGGGGAGATTTGGGCACTTTTGagtcccttttttatttttatttttgtattttgtttttttccccagcataAGGCAAAAACCCAACCCTGAAAAACACACTGAGATCCACAAGAAAAGGATGTAAACGAAGATTTCTCTGGTAAAAAAGCCTCCTCCAAGAGGCTCCTTTCAaacagagctgtggggctgaaGGCACCTCCAGATCCCCACACTTTTGGCTtcttttggggtggttttttcccagctctctctgagggaaaaaaaatcccaaaaaaaaaaaaaaaatccaaaaaacaaaccccccaAGAATGACTTTGTGCAATTCCTGCCCCGATTCTCAGCTGAGGCAGCCGAGTCCCTGCAGTTTGTGTTTGTAAAAAAAcacattcaaaataaaaataaacccaaaaaaggAGCGAAGGCGGCGGCGGTGAGGGCGATCCAGCATCCGGGGTGGTTCTGGGGTGAAAAGGGGGGGGTTTGGGTCAATCTCAGCgctgggggggctcagggggggTCAGGGGGTCTCGAAGCCCACGCGGAAGCCGGGCTGGGGGGGCACCACGGCGCCGTTCTGGCCCTGCACGCCGAAGCCGGGGGGCATCCAGGGGGGCGACGActggctctgcctggggaggggaaTAAATCATTAGAGACTGGTAAAATATCCTGTAGGGATTGTTAAACTAAATGAAGATCACTTAGGGATTGCTAAACTAAATAAAAACCCTTTAGGGATTGCTAAAATATCATTTAGGGGTtgttaaattaaataaaaactcTTTAGGGGTTGCTAAAATATCATTTAAGGGCTGCTAAAACAGCTGCACGCTGAACCCGGGGGCATCCAGGGGGGCGATGActggctctgcctggggaggggaaTAAATCATTAGAGACTGGTAAAATATCCTGTAGGGATTGCTAAACTAAATAAAGATCACTTAGGGATTGCTAAACTAAATAAAAACCCTTTAGGGATTGCTGAAATATCCTTTAGGGATtgttaaattaaataaaaacccTTTAGGGATTGCTAAAAAAAGCTTGAAGACTGCGGGGAAAAGGGTTTGGgggtgaaaaaaatcctttaggGATTCCCCACCTCACTGGGATGTCCCCCCTGCTGTGGGATCAGTTTGGGATCAGTTTGGGATCAGTTTGGGATCAGAGGTGCCAGGACTCACCcaaagccctgctggctccaggccTGGCCGTACACGCCGTAGGTGGGCACCTGCCATCCGTTGGGCACGTACTGGCCCAGCTGGGCACCGCCGTACCACTGCCCCCACTGCCCGTAGGCCGGCGGGTAGCTCAGCTGGCCCTGCGGCACACGGGCACCGTCAGCGACGGGCACGCACCGGGCAtccagcagccagccatggaTCCATCATCAGCCagccatggatccatccatcatccatccatccatccatccatccatccatccatccatccatccatccatcacccatccatccatccaccatccatccatccatccatccatccatccatccatccatccatcatccatcatccatccatcatccatccatccatccatccatccatcatccatccatccatccatcatccatccatccatcatccatccatccatcatccatccatccatccatccatccatccatccatccatcatccatccatccatccatccatccatccatcatccatccatccatccatcatccatccatcatccatccatccatccatccatccatcatccatccatccatccatccatccatcatccatccatccatccatccatccatccatccatccatccatccatccatccatcatccattcatcatccatcatccatccatccatccatccatccatccatcatccatcccttcccacccaatCAGCAGAGGTTAATTAGCACCTCCCTCCATTCCAAACCAATCAGCAGAGGCTAATTAGcacctccctcccttcccagccaaTCAGCAGAGGTTAATTAGCACCTCCCTCCATTCCAAACCAATCAGCAGAGGCTAATTAGcacctccctcccttcccagccaaTCAGCAGCAGTTACTTagcacctccctccctcccttcccagccaaTCAGCAGAGGTTAATTAGCACctccctccattcccagccAATCAGCAGAGGTTAATTAGCACctccctccattcccagccAATTAGCAGAGGTTAATTagcacctccctccctccattcccagccAATCAGCAGAGGTTAATTAGCACctccctccattcccagccAATCAGCAGAGGTTAATTAGCACctccctccattcccagccAATCAGCAGAGGTTAATTAGCACCTCCCTCTCTTCCAGCCAATCAGCAGAGGTTAATTAGCACCTCCCTCTCTTCCAGCCAATTAGCAGAGGTTAATTagcacctccctccctccattcCAAACCAATCAGCAGAGGTTAATTAGcacctccctcccttcccagccaaTCAGCAGAGGTTAATTAGCACCTCCCTCCATTTCCAGCCAATCAGCAGAGGTTAATTAGCACCTCCCTCCATTTCCAGCCAATCAGCAGAGGTTAATTAGCACCTCCCTCCATTTCCAGCCAATCAGCAGAGGTTAATTAGCACCTCCCTCCATTTCCAGCCAATCAGCAGAGGTTAATTAGCacctgctgcacagggctggccaTGTCAGGGCTCTCCTTGCCCCAGTAGCATTTGACCACGTGGCCCTCGATGGTGGTGCCGTTGACGGAGACGATGGCGTGGGCGGCGCTCTCATGGGAACTGAACCTGGGGATGGGGGAttgattggttggttgattgattgattgatcgATCAACTGATTGATTGGGGTATTGACTGATTGGGGTATTGATTGGGATACTGATTGGGATATTGAAGGCATATTCATTGGGATACTGATTGGGATATTGAAGGGATATTTATTGGGATACTGATTGGGATATTGAAGGGATATTGACTGGGATACTGATTGAGAATATTGATTGGGGTATTGATTGGATATTGATTAGGAATATTTATTGGGATATTTATTGGAAATATTTACTGGTAATATTTATTGGCAATATTAATTGGGATATTTATTGGGAATATTTGCTGACATATTTATTGGGAATATTTACTGGGATATTTATTGGAAATATTTATTGGGAATATTTTCTTGGGATATTTATTGGGAATATTTACTGACATATTTATTGGGATATTTATGGGAAATATTTATTGGGAATATTTACTGCGAATATTTTCTtgagatatttattttaaatatttattgggAATATTTATCGGTATATtcactggaaatatttattgggatatttattagaaatatttattgGAAATATTTACTGGGAAAATTTATTGGGATATTTATTGGGAATATTTACTGGTGATATTTATTGGGAATATTTTCTTGAGATATTTATTGGGAATATTTACTGACATATTTATTGGGATATTTATGGGGGATATATATGGGAAATATTTATTGGGAATATTTACTGCGAATATTTTCTtgagatatttattttaaatatttattggtATATTCACCGGAAATATTTATTGGGATATTTATTAGAAATATTTACTGGAAATATTTACTGGGAAAATTTATTGGGATATTTATTGGGAATATTTACTGGTGATATTTATTGGGAATATTTATAGGGATATTTATTAGGAATATTTACTGAGATATTTACTGGGACTCCAATCCCACTCCCCCCTGGGagcccccattttcccccaccTGACGAAGGAGTAGCCTTTGTCGGGGAACACGCGGATCTCCATGATCTGCCCGAAGGGGGAGAAGGTCTGGCGcatcagctgctctggagcaggaaggacggacggacagacagacagacagacaggcagcAGGTGAGGCACAGCCGGCAGCGTGGGCAGGGCcggcgcggggggcggggccacACGTACCTGAGAGGCCCGAGGTGACGCCCCCGCAGTACACGGTGCAGTTGCTGGGGCTGGACTGAGTGACCACCTCGTCATAGCACAACTGCTTGGTGCTCGCTGCAAAACACGGGCTTGGGGTTTGCAGAGAGATTGGGGGTGGGGTTTGcaaagggcagggatgggaactgGGGGGCAATTCCAGTCCTGACTGAACAGGATCGTTGGGAATGACCTGCAAATCTCTacagggacagctcagagcCATTCCGGGGCCTGAAGGGGCCCCAGGAGAGCTCGGGGACAAGGggtggagggacaggacacagggaatggttCAAACTGGGCAAAGGGAGatttaaatgggattttgggatggaattcccagagcagcagtggctgccctggatccctgctggtgtgcaaggccaggctgggcagggcttggagcaccctgggacagtggaaggtgtccctgtcatggggtgggatgggctcTGAGGTCCTTCCCACCCCAGAACCTCAGGGATCCCCcatgccaggagctgccagggcacagggtgggcaccCACCCTCATAGGTGCTCTTGGGAGCTGGAGGTTTCCTGGTGGCCCAGTTGGTCCTGATCTGCCGGCCCCCGAGCCACTGGCCCCCCATCTGCTGGATGGCGTTCTCAGCGTCCTGcgggggacagagggacagacaaACCCcactgaccccactgctggcacccctgctgtgggacagggccaTGGGGGTGACCCCAGTGCCCTCCTGAGTgaccctgcagtgtccccaacccctgctgtgggacagggccaGGGGAGTGACCCCAGTGCCCTCCTGAGTTTTTACCCATTTTTGAGGAAGGACACAAAGATCTCTCACCCATTTGTTGAACAGAGAAATGAAGGGATTTTACCCATTTACTGAAGAGGGAAATAAGGGTTTTCACCATTTTtgaggaaagaaacaaagatcTCTCACCCATTTGTTGAAGAAGGAGACGAAGCCGTAGCCCTTGGACTTGCCCGTGGCCATGTCCTTGACCACCCGTGCGTCCCTAAAGCACAAAGGGAACCtttaaaatctgatttatttGCCATCATATTCCACCTGCTCATTGCAAATGCTCCACAGAAatgatagaaaataaaaataaaaatgcaggaattGAAAGGCATGTGTTGCCTGTTAAGTGAATTCTTTAATTCTCAGGTCAATTTGTTACCCCATTTTTGGGCAGCTGTAAATTTTGATGGGAGAGCAAACCAGGTGGGATAAAAGCTCCgctgtgtgagcagagctgtccctgcagtgccacagtgTCACACACTGACACAAAGCTGtccccaccctgagctgccccacAAAAACACTCACGAGATTCTTCCGAAGGGAGCAAAGGCTGCTTTGATGTCCTCAGTGGTGATCTCAGGGCTCAGGTCCCCCACAAAGACGTGGAAATGGTCTTTGGGGGAAAACAGAAAGGAGGTTCAGCGGTTGAAGACGCCCTCTGAGCAGAACAGAGGGAAAAACACTCTTCTTAAAAAAACTCTTTATTAAAACTCAGCTgtcattaaaaattcattattaaAAATCAGGCACTGGTGGGGTTTAGCCACACCAGCCTGAAATTCCAATAATTTCCCGACAGAAACTGCTGGGAGTGATGGAACCTTCTGGATGCTCCTTGAGGGAGATGCTCAATGTGCCTCAGAACTCCAGAATGAGACATTTTGGGTTTTAATTCCCAACTGCCCACAGATTAGCACCAAATCCCTTCCTGACGCTACAGGGAAATGGAAGAgaatttaaaggaatttttccacAAAAGTtcaatggaaaacaaacaaaaaaccccaaactcagCTTCAGGAACACCCTGGAGATCCACAATTTGATGTTTAAGAAATTACAATTACCTTGTGAACGCTGTGTGATGGCAAAGATCAGATTTGCCCTGAAGTTTAATTAACACAAACACAATCAACAATTAGGATTCCAACGCAAaccatccccacagagctctgtgtgctgcgTTTCTGTCTCACACCTGGCTCAGGTGACACTTACTGCTGGTGTCTTTCTTCTGGCTGCTGGGGGTGGTGGCCCAGTTCACTTTGACCTCCTGCAAATGGCAACCACACATCAGGTTTGGCAAATCCCAAAAAGCTCAGACACCTCCAGCGCTCAAATCTGACCC includes these proteins:
- the C30H2orf42 gene encoding uncharacterized protein C2orf42 homolog; amino-acid sequence: MLGNAGKRRPMDPCPGRPKAPSFLSDLGKATLRGIRKCPRCGTYNGTRGLSCKNKTCGAVFRAGARRAPGTADAVRLLGGARGRLYSVRQRQRRCFVELGVSETAIRTPEGTLITQLSSGRCHAPACAGRAEGQCQHLKLALGCRAEATPLPLKSSVLGAVQAPAEAKRSLWELAAEPSGPLVQRVTKSVLVVKCEAGPGHGLGYLHASFGQRRFSCACRVPGRGRAKGERREDEEEEGEEEEEEEEEESPPARCIHFLACICAFASDESLAQEFSEFLTADGSGLKGTLIPQLLRGPGPTARARGAAAARARRRRKDLGTGPQVPGPLLAPEPAHPNPRRSSLRKLPVVSSSPSPSSSSSSLKRHGCPQALDESQVSLSFQEWLGSVTERIHQTMHYQFEGHPEPLVFHIPQSFFEALQQRISSGSGKKRLPNSTTAFVRRDALPLGTFSKYTWHITNVLQVKQIFDTPEVPLEITRSFVQNRDGSYEPFRSPRVEVESVPEGLGPHERQPPLRPLELQTFLKVGHTSPTQKEPTPFTIEWIPDILPRSRLGELRLKFQYGHHGGPRQPPGRGTPPEPPLGSIAFP
- the TIA1 gene encoding cytotoxic granule associated RNA binding protein TIA1 isoform X3, which gives rise to MEDEMPKTLYVGNLSRDVTEALILQLFSQIGPCKNCKMIMDTAGNDPYCFVEFYEHRHAAAALAAMNGRKIMGKEVKVNWATTPSSQKKDTSNHFHVFVGDLSPEITTEDIKAAFAPFGRISDARVVKDMATGKSKGYGFVSFFNKWDAENAIQQMGGQWLGGRQIRTNWATRKPPAPKSTYEASTKQLCYDEVVTQSSPSNCTVYCGGVTSGLSEQLMRQTFSPFGQIMEIRVFPDKGYSFVRFSSHESAAHAIVSVNGTTIEGHVVKCYWGKESPDMASPVQQGQLSYPPAYGQWGQWYGGAQLGQYVPNGWQVPTYGVYGQAWSQQGFGQSQSSPPWMPPGFGVQGQNGAVVPPQPGFRVGFETP
- the TIA1 gene encoding cytotoxic granule associated RNA binding protein TIA1 isoform X1, with translation MEDEMPKTLYVGNLSRDVTEALILQLFSQIGPCKNCKMIMDTAGNDPYCFVEFYEHRHAAAALAAMNGRKIMGGQSELGHHPQQPEERHQQANLIFAITQRSQDHFHVFVGDLSPEITTEDIKAAFAPFGRISDARVVKDMATGKSKGYGFVSFFNKWDAENAIQQMGGQWLGGRQIRTNWATRKPPAPKSTYEASTKQLCYDEVVTQSSPSNCTVYCGGVTSGLSEQLMRQTFSPFGQIMEIRVFPDKGYSFVRFSSHESAAHAIVSVNGTTIEGHVVKCYWGKESPDMASPVQQGQLSYPPAYGQWGQWYGGAQLGQYVPNGWQVPTYGVYGQAWSQQGFGQSQSSPPWMPPGFGVQGQNGAVVPPQPGFRVGFETP
- the TIA1 gene encoding cytotoxic granule associated RNA binding protein TIA1 isoform X2 translates to MKCPRPCEYVGNLSRDVTEALILQLFSQIGPCKNCKMIMDTAGNDPYCFVEFYEHRHAAAALAAMNGRKIMGGQSELGHHPQQPEERHQQANLIFAITQRSQDHFHVFVGDLSPEITTEDIKAAFAPFGRISDARVVKDMATGKSKGYGFVSFFNKWDAENAIQQMGGQWLGGRQIRTNWATRKPPAPKSTYEASTKQLCYDEVVTQSSPSNCTVYCGGVTSGLSEQLMRQTFSPFGQIMEIRVFPDKGYSFVRFSSHESAAHAIVSVNGTTIEGHVVKCYWGKESPDMASPVQQGQLSYPPAYGQWGQWYGGAQLGQYVPNGWQVPTYGVYGQAWSQQGFGQSQSSPPWMPPGFGVQGQNGAVVPPQPGFRVGFETP
- the TIA1 gene encoding cytotoxic granule associated RNA binding protein TIA1 isoform X4 — translated: MNGRKIMGKEVKVNWATTPSSQKKDTSNHFHVFVGDLSPEITTEDIKAAFAPFGRISDARVVKDMATGKSKGYGFVSFFNKWDAENAIQQMGGQWLGGRQIRTNWATRKPPAPKSTYEASTKQLCYDEVVTQSSPSNCTVYCGGVTSGLSEQLMRQTFSPFGQIMEIRVFPDKGYSFVRFSSHESAAHAIVSVNGTTIEGHVVKCYWGKESPDMASPVQQGQLSYPPAYGQWGQWYGGAQLGQYVPNGWQVPTYGVYGQAWSQQGFGQSQSSPPWMPPGFGVQGQNGAVVPPQPGFRVGFETP